A genomic region of Megalobrama amblycephala isolate DHTTF-2021 linkage group LG6, ASM1881202v1, whole genome shotgun sequence contains the following coding sequences:
- the cenpj gene encoding centromere protein J, which translates to MMSSPAGLQQGQFHFLSQWMPDSSRAGVILNGSPGEAGSESVRSSGSLVVRDPDDSFSCQFAPLPVSRSSSCTSVDVCSPGGSGKPLRETELFDASLNSEMQSIQDVLRNTRDLPLIAKLDQLKQMQHRMQEQLKAHQQEQLLRLQHEPQRLLGKPQNTAETSILNQEQSVLELNTGHDDNDTDYEESIQSTIEDQTLYRKECNSETQDRPIKSGLRTFEEILEEQLKMENQRLMGKNAPAESMKVKRPFLKRGEGLARFTKGKAAVPSHENSPPNPKPYSCPNPKLSQGPDMKSKRKSIINKTEGSKTTHHVIQRKTAMLNKENFPQNKTTAPVTKMTVQPHVLVAHQGQNVGSILAQFQRKPDPLSKQKINSVPATNGNKERACNRVEDNGCVAENSFEVWFTERRECWEKDHQRECVELGEFELLERAADEISFSSNSSFISTLLQKDHRRLSSTPIKSTYQFAQGPTVAPGSTLGHSVPVPPTNTVKQRDLIGTRPNELMKRFSEEETDEKSDDNSLCSNSELQPLPNMYKPPISHCFQVPTTLPYDKRTYQDRDGASSPEGDERNSSNNGDSTLVESRVQLEFDDDDTWNELEDESCCPAEESLPERALKRKVAFSKGVKPVGGSPHAVGNQKEASPTCQLVSKLFPMLKAKPSPPVTMQEPQNMPSEEGAAQSKLLRERLVELETEIERFKSENAALAKLKQENQETRDNLKKDRAEFEKKRMEEIAKWEEFKREENKKLQREKKLFEKHAATVRARPDKQERDEIQALKQQLNVLQEDLRKREARWSNTQSRLRQQVDSLSAENASLRDQVRTLEKLRLSAWRSAEKEKEKGRFSASSSRTSTGSKCTGSMSPSLSSKSNSSRKGSPETHIPLTDSAFFPEQMKEGISFKSEHSPVGTQCSDGLVMTQRNHHAPLINSLPSTAVIGQSEEEQEEIMQSDSKIEKVLPDGGRLVVFPNGTKKELSADGQTVKVMFFNGDIKHTMPDQRVIYYYAEAQTTHITYPDGMEVLQFPNNQTEKHFPDGRKEITFPDQTVKTLYPDGREESVLTDGTIIQLNPDGSKVIQFNTGQREIHTTDFKRREYPDGTVKTVYSDGRQETQYPTGRVRLKDAQGHVIMDTKA; encoded by the exons ATGATGTCATCtccagctggactccagcaagGGCAGTTTCATTTTCTCTCCCAGTGGATGCCAGACAGCTCCCGCGCTGGGGTGATATTAAACGGGTCCCCGGGAGAAGCCGGTTCCGAGTCAGTCCGGAGCAGCGGCAGTCTGGTGGTTCGGGATCCAGATGACTCCTTTAGCTGTCAGTTTGCCCCGCTGCCTGTCTCCCGAAGCAGCAGCTGTACCAGCGTGGATGTGTGTAGTCCAGGTGGAAGTGGCAAGCCACTCAGGGAAACTGAGTTGTTTGATGCATCTTTGAATAGTGAGATGCAAAGTATCCAAGATGTTTTAAGAAACACACGGGATCTTCCATTAATAGCTAAGCTTGATCAG CTGAAGCAAATGCAACATCGCATGCAGGAGCAGCTAAAAGCCCATCAGCAGGAACAGCTGCTTAGATTACAACATGAACCACAAAGACTTCTGGGAAAACCACAGAATACTGCAG AGACCAGTATATTGAACCAGGAACAAAGTGTGCTGGAGTTGAACACTGGACATGATGACAATGATACTGATTATGAAGAATCAATTCAGTCAACGATAGAAGATCAAACTCTGTATAGAAAAGAATGTAACTCAGAGACACAGGACAG ACCTATCAAATCAGGTTTGAGAACATTTGAGGAAATACTGGAAGAGCAGCTCAAGATGGAAAACCAGAGACTGATGGGCAAG AATGCTCCAGCTGAAAGCATGAAGGTAAAGAGACCCTTTCTTAAACGAGGAGAAGGTCTGGCCAGGTTTACCAAGGGAAAAGCCGCTGTGCCATCACACGAAAACAGTCCACCAAACCCCAAGCCGTACTCATGCCCAAATCCAAAACTTTCCCAAGGCCCAGACATGAAGTCCAAGAGGAAGTCcataataaacaaaactgaAGGCTCAAAAACTACACACCATGTGATCCAACGCAAGACTGCTATGCTCAACAAAGAGAACTTTCCTCAGAATAAAACCACAGCACCAGTCACCAAGATGACAGTTCAGCCTCATGTTCTTGTTGCACACCAGGGTCAGAATGTGGGCTCCATCTTGGCTCAGTTCCAGCGAAAACCTGATCCCTTATCCAAGCAGAAAATCAACAGTGTCCCTGCAACAAACGGCAATAAGGAACGAGCATGTAATCGCGTGGAGGATAACGGTTGTGTTGCAGAAAACTCATTTGAGGTGTGGTTTACGGAGCGGAGGGAGTGCTGGGAAAAAGATCACCAGCGTGAATGTGTCGAACTCGGAGAATTTGAGTTGCTAGAAAGAGCAGCAGATGAAATATCCTTTTCCAGCAACTCGTCCTTCATCAGCACCCTCCTTCAGAAAGACCATAGACGTCTCTCCTCCACACCCATCAAATCAACCTATCAATTTGCACAAGGGCCCACAGTAGCTCCTGGTTCCACGTTGGGTCATAGTGTACCAGTGCCTCCTACAAACACTGTGAAACAGAGAGACCTCATTGGCACAAGGCCGAACGAACTAATGAAAAGATTCTCTGAAGAGGAAACTGATGAAAAGTCGGATGACAACTCATTGTGCAGTAACTCAGAGTTGCAACCCCTTCCCAACATGTACAAACCACCCATAAGCCACTGCTTTCAAGTGCCCACCACTCTGCCTTACGATAAACGCACCTATCAAGACAGGGACGGAGCCAGCAGTCCAGAGGGGGATGAAAGGAATTCGAGTAACAATGGAGACTCCACTCTTGTAGAATCAAGAGTCCAGTTAGagtttgatgatgatgataccTGGAATGAACTTGAGGATGAGTCCTGCTGTCCTGCAGAGGAATCCTTACCAGAGAGGGCACTGAAAAGGAAGGTTGCCTTCTCTAAGGGGGTAAAACCAGTAGGTGGTAGTCCACATGCAGTTGGAAATCAGAAAGAAGCCTCACCTACATGCCAGTTGGTATCAAAGCTATTTCCAATGCTAAAGGCTAAACCTTCTCCTCCAGTAACTATGCAGGAACCACAGAATATGCCCAGTGAAGAAGGAGCAG CTCAATCAAAACTTCTTCGTGAGCGTTTGGTGGAGCTGGAAACAGAGATTGAAAGGTTCAAATCTGAGAATGCGGCACTGGCCAAACTAAAGCAGGAGAACCAGGAAACAAGAGATAATCTTAA GAAAGACAGGGCTGAATTTGAAAAGAAGAGAATGGAGGAAATTGCAAAGTGGGAGGAGTTTAAAAGAGAGGAAAATAAGAAACTGCAGCGTGAAAAGAAGCTTTTTGAAAAGCATGCAGCAACTGTGAGAGCAAGACCTGACAAACAAGAACGAGATGAGATCCAG GCTCTAAAGCAGCAATTAAACGTACTGCAGGAGGATCTGCGCAAACGAGAGGCTCGTTGGAGCAACACACAGAGCCGTCTCCGGCAGCAGGTAGACTCTCTGAGTGCAGAGAATGCATCCCTTAGAGACCAAGTACGGACACTGGAGAAACTGCGTCTCAGTGCGTGGAGGAGTGCTGAGAAAGAGAAGGAAAAAGGAAGGTTTTCTGCTTCTAGCAGTAGAACTAGTACTGGATCCAAATGTACAGGTTCCATG AGTCCCTCCCTGAGTTCAAAaagcaacagcagcagaaagGGAAGTCCAGAGACACATATTCCTCTCACAGACTCGG CTTTTTTCCCTGAACAAATGAAAGAGGGTATCAGCTTCAAAAGTGAGCACAGTCCAGTGGGAACTCAGTGTTCAGATGGACTGGTTATGACTCAGAGGAACCATCATGCTCCACTGATTAACTCTCTCCCTAGCACAGCTGTCATTGGACAGTCAGAGGAGGAACAGGAAGAGATCATGCAGTCAGACAGCAAG ATTGAGAAGGTTCTTCCTGATGGAGGCCGACTTGTTGTTTTTCCAAATGGCACGAAGAAAGAGCTCTCTGCTGATGGACAGACTGTCAAAGTCATGTTTTTCAACGGGGatataaaacatacaatgcCTGATCAAAGAGTG ATTTATTACTACGCAGAAGCTCAGACCACACACATCACCTACCCTGATGGGATGGAAGTGCTTCAGTTTCCTAACAATCAAACAG AGAAACACTTCCCAGATGGTCGTAAGGAAATAACTTTCCCTGATCAGACGGTCAAGACTCTTTATCCTGATGGAAGAGAGGAAAGTGTACTGACAGATGGAACAATAATACAGCTGAATCC GGATGGTAGTAAGGTAATCCAGTTTAACACAGGTCAGCGGGAGATCCACACTACAGATTTTAAAAGACGGGAATATCCAGATGGTACGGTTAAAACAGTTTACTCAGATGGACGGCAAGAGACACAATACCCAACAGGACGTGTGCGGTTAAAAGATGCACAAGGTCATGTCATTATGGACACTAAGGCCTGA